A window of the Phragmites australis chromosome 20, lpPhrAust1.1, whole genome shotgun sequence genome harbors these coding sequences:
- the LOC133902184 gene encoding mini zinc finger protein 3-like — MMKRLLILRRCEPMVRFSCCSVRYGECRRNHAASTGGYAIDGCRGFIAEGEEGTGGALKCAACGCHRSFHRRVQVYEVAWDYASDTSSTE, encoded by the coding sequence ATGATGAAGAGGCTGTTGATCCTGCGAAGGTGCGAGCCGATGGTGCGGTTCAGCTGCTGCAGCGTGCGCTACGGGGAATGCCGTCGGAACCATGCCGCGAGCACTGGAGGCTACGCCATCGATGGGTGTCGGGGGTTCATTGCTGAAGGAGAGGAGGGCACCGGTGGTGCTCTCAAGTGCGCGGCCTGCGGATGCCACCGCAGCTTCCACCGCCGGGTGCAGGTCTACGAGGTTGCATGGGATTACGCGTCTGACACGTCGTCGACCGAGTAG